AGCTTGCCTGACAATACAGCTTTTTTGTCTAAACCAAGTAATCCCTCTATCCATCGATAATTGTCTATCTTTTctatcccacaataattgtcatacttcatttttaccataaatgataagtaggtctcacattccactaatccatttcactcacattttattataaaattaatattaaaaagtgagtctcacattctactaactttctcaccaatttttctttacatttcttaaaacctgtgtcatttatacatttcttaaaacttgtgccacAATAAAAGTGACAATTATTTGGAGAGGGGAGTACTACATAAAAACAGGTTACTTTTTCCTTTTAATATACTCTGATTTAATATTATAGTTTATCAATAAACAATTGTCAATCAATGGACAACTTTCCCACCGAAAAGGGTATAATAGGGATTTCATCCCAAGTGTCCCTTTTGATAGTATAGATTATCAATTGCTTCCTATCGCCACACACATTAGGTTGTTATGATTGATAAATTTTAAACCATAGGTAAACAAGCTCTTAGGGTCTGTTTGATAACGATGTTGGGATATAAGAAGATATGTAAAGTAAGATAATAAATGTGGGCTTTTTATCAAGATATGTCTTGATAAAGTTTTTTTGTCGCTGTTTGGTAGAAGAGTAATTATCTTGATTTTTGTATTAGATAATACATGAAATAACATAATTACCCTTATTTTGAAATGTgtatatatttctttttttcatactACTACTTACTAGTGGTGCAAGTCTTTATAGTATAAacaaatttaataacttaattagcTACTACTGTCAATCTAATCATGTAAATAACTACCTTcgttaaagaataaaataatatagtactCACATTCATCGAAGAACAAAGCTACGCCCTCCCCAACATTGAGAACccagaataaaaaaaaaaacagcaaATATTATATCTTCCACAATTCaagcattttttttttaaaatcaaatatgcTCAAATTAACGACATCATCATCACTGCCTTGGAGAATCACAGAGAAGAATCAGCTGAACCATTTGAACAGAAAATCAGATGGAAAAATTGGTCAACTACGATAGAAACTCAGGCCATGAATCTGCGTCGGCCAGCGATGCCCCGAAGGTTGTGCTCCGACGGAGGCTGCGGAGTGAAACACAATCCAAAAATTGAAAGGCCACCGAGATCATAAACACTACCGCAGGAGTATCTGGACAGTCGTCGTTACAGAGGAATGAGATGATCTTCCTGGTGGTATGAACTTAATAGAATAGAAGAGGGAGAATCGTGGGAGGAGGGGATCGGTGGGAGAAGAAAAGTCATGTGATGGAGAGGGTAGCATCGCAAATCTGAGAGAATAGATACATAACCCACCAATTTTGTGGGTTACATAAATGGGCAAAACAGCGCACTTTTGGCCGGGCCGAGACGGGCCTTTCTCTTTTATTGGGCTTTATGTTAAGCTTTTCTTAGATACCAAACAAATAGAAATGTCAAGATATAATTCTTTATCTTGACATTACCCCTATCAAACATTACCCCTATCTTATCAGAGGATACTAAAGCCTTGAGAAGAAATGGAGTACAGTATAATTAATCATTAGTCGATTCTAATTAAAAATTGAGCCTACCCAACTTAATTAATAATTGCCTAAAAACAACTCTTTAAATAAATTATCAGATCAGAAtctgtatttatatttttctagtAAAACATAAACGAAGTAGATATGCCTATACTTAATTACGAAATCCAGACAATTCCTCGTGGTTTGTTCACAACCCTGACTGAAATTCTACTAccaaattcaaaaccaaatatCATTCGAAGTTTTCTATTATCACGTGGATGCAGTGGGCTGGAGGGGTTTACCCTCAAGTCTCAACCCATATCAAAAGATTCTAAACTAAGCATTAGCCCAACCAAATGTCAAACTCAAGCCCAATACGTTAAACCCAACGATCAAAATCAAGCCCAATCCATACAACAATTAATTACTCGCGTGCTTATTTCTTTCGCTCAGGCCCAAATTCAAAATCCACTCCGCCGCGCTGCTGAAGACTGAAGTGGTGTTGCCGCTGAGAAACACAACCCTCCAAGGCTCCGGCTCCGACCTCCGCCCAAggtatgtttttaatttatctcGACAATACCAAAGTAGGTAACAATACTAAAAACATGGAgtaaaaaaagagtaaaatatcatatctttagagcatctccaatggcggcgagcgaacaggctagccgattcccggcgctggccggtccgctcgcccaACCATTGGAACcagcgagcgccatttcggcaaAAAAATCGGCGACCcgacgccgattttcgggcgctggccgatccgctcgccggtcggctggccgccattgcaggctttcgatcggcgagcgatcgaccagctcaatttttttttcaaaaaactatatatacgcgatttacacgtcattttcattcgcaccacttgttttaacgagttttctctccatcttaatttctgtacaagagcaacaatgtgaaatgagtaacgcggatggtagtagtggtggtagtggtggtgatgCTGAGGAGTATGAACGGCAAATGAAtgaagagttggaggcctatacgtcccgcgagataaaccggttgatacaaagggccttgcagctggcggtacctcgacctccacCTATTGTCCACcgacgagcagtgattgatcgggatcacatagctgcacatcagcggctatatgaagactactttgcggaggagccgcggtttggggctcctcttttcaggcggcgttttaggatgcgtaGGGCAGTGTTTATGTGTATCGTTGATGCTTTGTTGCGTCAATATTTGTGTTTTCGGTTCAggtacgatgcggctggcagacccggccacacacctatacaaaagtgcactgcggcaatcagacagttggcctacggaggcgcgacagacatgtgggacgagtacctccacatcggtgagacgactgccctggattgtctgaagtatttctgtcagagcgtcattgaaatattccgtgatcagtatcTTCGATGCCCTACCCCTAAAGAGtgccaggatctgatgcagatgcacggggagaagcatgggttatCCAGGATGTTGGGCAgaatagattgtatgcattgggagtggaagaactgccccgttgcctggaaagggttctacacgaccggctataagggaaagaatcccacgatgatcctcgaggccgtagctgattaccggctgtggatttgacatgtatattttggggtagtcgggtcgaacaacgaactcaacgtcctcaactcgtcgtcccttttcaacgagcagtgtcagggtgtcggtccggccatcaatTTTATTACCAACGAGAATCGGCCTGATTtgagctactacttggcggatgtgatataccctaggtggcccggaGCGGATTACCTGCTGTTGCAATGGCATATTTTCCAGCAATTCAGAGAATCCAAAGCAATACTACTTCCAAACAAACCGCTGCTTTCTGTCGCGCTTTACTCTTTTTCCTCTTTATTTATACTCCCAAtgcccccctctctctctctcacactgATCACGGCGATGAACGGGAAACGTCTTTCCCTTTTCCTGTCCTTTTTCGCCGCCATCGCTGTCTCGTTCGCCGCTCCTCTTCAATATCAGACCCTCATCCCCACCTCCCTACCCTCCCCTCAAACCCTTTCATGGCCCAACCTTCAACAATCCGAATCAACTCTCTCAGTAAACTTGCATCATGTGGACAATCTCTCTCCCGCCTTCAACTCATCCCCACACTCCCTCTTCAAACTCCGCCTCCAGCGTGACGCCGCCAGAGCCAAAGCTCTCTCCGCCATGGCCGCCTCCAGCAAGCCACGCGGCGGAGGCGACTTCAGCAGCTCGGTAACCTCCGGGATCGCGCAGGGGAGCGGAGAGTACTTCACACGCATCGGGTTCGGCACTCCGCCCAGAAACGTGTACATGGTGCTGGACACCGGCAGCGACGTCGTTTGGGTCCAATGCTCCCCCTGTAGGAAATGCTATTCCCAAACCGACCCGCTTTTCGATCCCAAAAAATCGACTTCGTTCCTCGGAGTCGCCTGCGCCTCCCCTGTCTGCCGCCTCCTCGATTCCCCCGGCTGCAACGCCCGCCGCAAATGCCTCTACCAGGTCTCCTACGGTGACGGCTCCTTCACCGTCGGCGAATTCTCCACCGAAACGCTCACGTTTAGGCGCACCAAAGTCAGCAACGTCGCCTTTGGCTGCGGCCACGATAACGAGGGTTTGTTCGTTGGCGCCGCCGGGTTGCTAGGCCTAGGCCGCGGGAAGCTCTCTTTTCCCACCCAAGCCGGTGGCCGATTCGGGAAGAAGTTCTCCTACTGCTTGGTCGACCGCTCGGCCTCTTCCAACCCGTCGTCGATGGTGTTCGGCGACTCCGCCGCCTCGAGGAACGCCGTTTACACGCCGCTGCTCACGAATCCGAAGCTCGACACGTTCTACTACCTCGGATTGAACGGGATCTCGGTCGGCGGGAAGCGTGTGCCCGGAATCACGGCGTCGCTTTTCAAGCTCGATGGGATCGGAAACGGCGGGGTGATTTTGGATTCGGGCACGTCGGTTACCAGGCTGACCCGACCCGCGTATGTGTCGCTGAGGGACGCGTTCGTGGCCGGGGCTCCGAATCTGAAGCGTGATTTGGAGTTCTCGCTCTTCGACACGTGCTTCGATCTATCCGGAAAGACGGAGGTGAAGGTGCCGACGGTGGTGCTGCATTTTGAGGGCGCGGATGTGTCGCTGCCGGCGTCGAATTACTTGATTCCGGTGGATAGTGATGGGAAATTTTGCTTTGCCTTTGCGGGTACCAACACCGGGTTGTCGATAATCGGGAATATCCAGCAGCAGAGTTTCCGGGTTGTGTTCGATTTGGCGGCTAATCGGGTCGGGTTCGCTCCGCGAGGATGCGTCTAACAACCCTAACCGAAAAGGAATCAAAATCAGTCGtgtgttttaaattttaattatgtgtaatCCATACTGCAGATTTGGGAAGTACTCCTTATTAATACAAACCAGATGCATAAAGAATGAAATCGCGCTGCCCTTTATAATTTTGCTATACAATCAAATTTTTATATAGCTTTCCTTCGAATTCTGTCCACTGATATGAGCAAATCTAAATTTTATAGAATGTTTTCCGGTTTTCCCTCTACTAATATGTATTTTTATATACACATAACATTAGAAAATAAATGACGTCTTTGATTTAGTATTGGCCTTGTACTCCTGCTAAGGTgagcattagcaatggcgcTCGTCCCGACGGAATTCCGATCGGCGTGTCGGAAGCCCGCGCGAggcgtccgccattgtgcaagggaGACACAGATATGGACATCCGCTGCGGACATCGGAGTTCCTCGGCGTTCCGCGGATATCCGTCGCGACCGTGCGGACGTCCACCATTGCGTTGACTCacacggacgtcccgattattgcattaatttctttttttaataattctataaatacatattgttgaacttcatttcattcacaccacttaattaagtatgttttttttaaataaagtggtttcaTTTTCCCCGTATTtgtattgaaattttaattccgtaaattgtttaattccgtaaattgtttaatttgtgaatttttattgtgggaagtccgtaggGATGtctttggggatgtccgccaatgtgcagtgggatgtccgtatgacgtggcatccaCAGTGGATGTccatatgacgtggcaggaggtgttttagggatgtccgccgggacgtcccgattttttaatttttaattttttttgtttaaaagtctatatatacggctcgttgaatttcatttcattcgcaccacttgttttaacaagtctctctttctctaaatttcttttatatatccgtaatgactagtagtggtagtggtagtggtagtggtgggcattatgaacacatgatgcggctgattcatgcacgtgtgcgggaggcagcggatagggaggaacaagcggccttggagccagcggtacctcgacctatccatcgtcgatctatagtaccccgggaccacctcgctgcacaccgtcggttgtacgaTGGTTCCTTCGCTCCGGAGCCACGATatggggagaacatgttccggcgacgttttaggatgcatcgtccgctctttctgcgtatTGTGAGCGCTTTAGAGagtcgatacgggtatttcagtGTGCGGGtggatgcggctggtaaacccggccacacgccgattcagaagtgcactgccgcaatcggGCAGTTGGCATACGGAAGCGCgaccgacatattcgacgagtacctccacatcggcgagatgACTGCCCGCAAGtacctgaagtatttttgtcagggcgttagggagatattcggggataggtatcttcggaagcctacccccgaagattgtcaggctctgctggatatgcactggaatcagcacgggtttccgggaatgttaggcagcatagattgtatgcacttggagtggaagaactgcccctctgcctggaaagggatgtacactacttgtttcaagggcaagaatcacacgatgatccttgaaccagtagctgattaccggctgtggatttgacatgcctattttggagtaggcgggtctaacaacgacatcaacgtcctccagtcgtcgccccttttcaacgaccagtgcatgggcgttggtccgacCGTCAATTTCGTCGCTAAcagcaaccagcacaatatgagctattatttggcggatgagatataccctatgtggcccgtctttgtgaagacgatcagatgccccacagaagaaaagaatgtctattttgcgggtcgtcGGAGGCAGcacgcaaggatgtggagcgggaaTTTTATGTGCCctaggctcgatgggcggcagtgaagggtctaGCACGactgtggtatgttgacagcatcgccgacatcatgtacgcatgtattatcatacacaacatgattgtcgaagatgatgGTCCAACAatgactgattggaccaatgatgatgttgatgctgcgggtccaagctaCGGCGTGGCCGCTAGCAATCTACGCATGGGGATACCACACGACGaagtcgatcgagtccgtgcatttgccgacatgcgccaaaaataaGCCCATGTCGACTCCAgaaatttgtttatttaatggattttttccctatttgtgtcgaaattttaattccataaattgtttaattccggaaattgtttaatttgtgaatttgtgaatttttattattgtggaaagTCCGTcaggatgtccttggggatgtccgccactgtgtagtgggatgtccgtatgacgtggcaggaggtgtttttgggatgtccgtgaGGATATGCTAATGCTCTTATAGTTCCTTATCATTCTTAAATTattcttcatttttatttaaaatatagatCCTTTCTCATTTGAAATCATCTATAtatatgttattattattatatggcACATGTACATTAATTGCTACAGCATAATTTATACTTTGTCGTATTGGAATGGAGTATTCGGAAAATGATAGTAGAAAATCGTTTTTATCAGTATATGTAAGAAATTGACCATAAAAATTTTTGGGTTACAACTTTACCATATATTTATTGCACAAGGATCTATGTACACTTGGTCGAACAAGTGTGTATGATAACAACTTACATTTAAGCAAATGTTCGCGACACGTACCTCAAGTACGACGTGCGTccttttttattgtttattctatttctaaaaatatatacaccTCCCTTTCTCGaaaaatttatcatttattttcattttaattctgAACTAAAAATTTATAACCttttacttttatcattttttataatgaaaGTTCATTACATTACACTAATTCATTTTCACTTAcacttttataaaattaatattttcttccttcataaagaatatgcactttgaattCGATATAAATTTTATgcagaattggtaaagtaaaagagaggtagagagaaaaaaaattaaagtattattagtagatAATGGGTGCcacttattagagagaaaaaagttttcaaaattaaaaaatacatattcatatgAGACAGattgaaaaggaaaaaatacaaatttattcATGGACAAGGGGAGCATATAAAAGTAGActcacatgccactaacttttttagctcactttctattacattttcttaaaatccgttTGGAGtaaaatggtgacaaattattaagAACGAGGGATACTATTTATAAAATCCACAATTTATTACACTATAtgacttttaaaaataaatttatacactACCTCTGTGGCTCtgtttttacaaattttttatttgaaataacataaatttaatttaataaactaaaactaaataaataaaaagtgattgaagtattattagtgaAGAATGAAGTGTCGCCTTATTCGAAAGGAAAAAAAGGTTACATAGAGAGTTTCTCTTTTTATAGGACGaaccaaaatagaaataatttttatttttaaaggtCGGAGAGAGTAATTCgtttcatttatattttgttactattcgtatttcatttttattagtattttttacaaagattttaaatttcactaactcatcatatttatattttattattgccTTCATCTCAGCTAAGATGGTACATTTCTGTCACTACGGATTGTAGAAATTGTTAGATAATGCGTTTAATTGGATACAGAAAGTATGAGTGTTACTATTAAATATAGAGCAAATAAAGtgtttgaatattttaattggaatgAGACATAGTAGTTGCTCAGTTAATTGCGGCCGGAAAGTTACTGAATTACTTATTTATTTCCAATaataaaaatgtgtcatcttagttgatATAAACTAAAAATGCAAGGGTGCCATCCTTGTTGAGATGTAgcgagtataaaactaatatacctATATAAAATTAGAATTCAAATTTTACAAGCTTTTCTCATCAACTTTTACATTTTGTAGAACTCATCGTGAGTTAAAATTTACACGCAgtcccattaaaaatgtcaTGTTTTCCTATTGGTTTATCCCTCTGAAAAcgacacattttctaaaataaaaataatattgtcTCTGTTCTTCTCACTCTTATTGTATTCTTTCTTACCTTAACTCATAAAGCTTCACCAAATAAAATCTCGTGACGAAAAATAAACATTTagtcaattttcattttttttctaaaaaaatctcCACAAATTATTCTATTTAATAAAATCTCAGTATCTAACACTACTCTAATTACATTGTTTCTTACTCTATCATTCTTtacaaattttgcattaaaattttatattatatctTGCTTTcatatatactcctatattaatttcacattaaaattcattataTCTTTGAAATCTCTTTTGTTTTTGGAACGGATTATATCAAGAACAGGTAATGCAATAAAAATTCTAACCCTTTATTATCCCTTATTCTAATTATGAATATACAATCAATCTTTTCATCCAGTGTAAACATTGGATTGGTTTGAAAACGTGGAGGCATGACTATTGTGTTGTGATTGAAATTCCGTGAAGGCTACAGTAGTAAACCATGTGCAGTTTTTTCACTGGAATCTATGCACCTCAATTTGTCGCTTTTGTTTTTCAAATCTTATCCGAAATGCACATTCACCATTTTTTCAAATCTCACTTTTCCTAATGAAATTGAGACGTCCCATTCAAGGAACCCTTTTCAACTTTATACTACTCCTCTATTATATAAAGAAAATTAtacgattaaaaaaaaaaggaaaaccaaaaaagaaaatcaatcaTTTCACAAATATAAGTAGGAACATAGTAGAATATAATGCAAATAATGATAACGACTCTAGAGAATAATAGACAACTTTATAAATAATCTACAATTTTGACTCATGGAATTCAGATGCCCAAGTAATCTCAATAAATATGTGTGGCTTggcttcaaaaaaaaaatttaatagaaGAGATTGTGAACCTTAACACCGACACTGCATTATGTTGAGGTCATTTTGAGGTGGAACAATAATTGAACTCATTTGAATTCTCAGTGACTAATCTCCAACGATGCAGTATTTAGCTAGAGTGTTATTTTGTGTACAACTTCGTTAAGGCATTTAATTTAGAAATAGAAATATTGTACTATTAAATGTATTAAGACCAAATAACTTTTATTTGCTAGTAAAATTGCTGTGaataaaatgatttattgcaatACATgattaatattttcaatttaaattaaaatgaaaaacttTTATGGCTTGTGAAAGTAACGTGGTTGAATTATCTCAAGCACGAACAAGACTCAAGTCCAGGCCTAAGAAAGAAGCTTCAGCTTGATGATATGAAGTTCAACTCATTGTTGAAGCTGAAAGACGTTACTTTTCTGTTTTGAAACGGCTAGGTTTTGTCGTTTCATCTCTTGTATTGTGTTTTATATATAAGAGAGAATCAGAGAAAGAGTTACACGAGAACACACAAAACCACACAACCTTTTCCTTTTTGAGTTTTACAATTGAAACATGGGTTTTCAATTGAGGGATTAGCTTTAGAGATTGGTTTGTTTTGTATTGGGATTCTTTGTTTCTGCGTTGAATAAAATCACATCCTACTTCGTCCGTGGAAAATCTCGCAAGAGATTGAACCATATAATTCTCGCGTCGTGTAATCGATatatttgttcttgatttaattggcgccgtctgtagGAAAATGACGACGCCGAGGATGGAGGCTGAAAAGTTCACCGGGTCAAAATGATTTTGGACTTTGGCGAATCAAGATGAAAGCCCTATTGATACAGCAGGGGCTGTCCAAGGCGATCAAGTCGGATACGCTGGAAATTATAGAAGGAGAGGATGAGAAAATCTTGGCCAAAAGAGGGAAACGTTCGAGAAAGCTCACAACGCAATCGTGTTGTGTCTTGGAGATAAGGTTCTTAGGGAGGTATCCAAAGAAACTATTGCTGCTGGGATTTGGACGAGATTGGAATCTCTCTACATGACGAAATCTCTTGCGAACCGCTTATACATGAAACAGAGGTTCTATTCCTACAAGTTTCAAAATGGAAAGTCCGTCGAAGAGCAGTTAGATGATTTTAATAAGGCTATAGACGATCTTGAAAACATAGACGTAAGCCTTGATGATGAAGATAAGGCTATCTTGCTTCTAAATGAGCTTCCAGAATCCTTCGATCATCTCCGAGATGCTATGTTGTATGGGAAAGAGAAGACCATCACTCCATAGGAGGTCCAATGTGTTTTAAAGGCGAAGGAACTTCAGAAAGTTTCTGGCTCGACCCATGATCAGACTGCAGAGGCTCTTGTGGTCAAGAAATTCAAACCCAAGAAGCAACTTAAGGGAAAAGATAATCAAGGCAAATCACATATTTTGGGCCAGAAGCAGGGTGAAGAAGTAAAGGAAACGAGGAAGTTCCATTGGTGCCAAAACCAGGCCATCTAAAAAAGAATTGCTACGCATGGAAGCGGAAGCAGTCAGAGTCGAATGGCAAGGCAAGCACGGCTGATTGTGCAGCTGAACTAGAGCCGGCACAAGTTCTTAATGTGGCTGAGAAGGAAATAGCTGAttcttggatcatggactcgaGATGCTCTTTCCATATATGCTCGCACAAGGATTAGTTTGAGAATCTTGTTGAGGCCGATGGATCAGTTTTGTTCGGCCATAATCAGGTATGTACCATTAAAGGAATTGGTAATATATGTTTTAAAGTTCATGATGGTTCCGTTAAATTGCTCACTGGTGTAAGATACATACCGACAATAAAGAGAAATCTCATTTCTTTGGGAATGTTAGAATTGAAGGGgtattcttttactttatctcaTGGTTGTATGAGGGTTTGTAAGGGATTTGTGATTGTAATGACTGCTATTAGGAGGAACAACCTTTATTATCTTAAAGCTGAAGTTGTTGTTGGGAGGTCTTGTGTAGCTGAGGATGACAACTTGAATGTATGGCACATGAGATTGGGCCATGTTGGGGAAAGAGGAATGAAGAAGTTGTTGAAGAGATGCCTGATAAATGGCAGTGATCCGGGTACAACGAGATTGTGTGAATCATGCTTACTGGGAAAAAGTAAGAAGCTGCCCTACAGTTCGGGTAATCACAGTTCCACAAAACCTCTTGACTACTGtcacagtgacttgtgggggccGAGTCCAATCAATTCTGTAGGGGGAGGAAGGTATTTCATGAGTATAATAGATGACTACAGTAGGAAAGTTTGGATATACGTTCTCAATAAAAAATCAGAGACTTTTGATAAGTTTAAAATCTGGTGCAAATCTGTTGAGGTGGAAAAGGGGTACAGTCTGAAATGTTTAAGGACTGATAACGGTTTGGAATTCTTGTCCAACGAGTTTGACAACTTTTGCAAGCAAAGAGGGATTAAGAGACATAGGACCTCACCTAGGAATCCGCAACAAAAGGGGATAGCAGAGCGAATGAATAGGACGTTATTGGAAAGGGTCAGATGCATGATGCTTACATCTGGGGTTCCTAAAAAGTTTTGGGCAGAGGCTGTCTCTACCGCTGCAAAATTGACAAATAAGTGACCATGTTCAGCCATAAATTTTGATACACCAGATAGCAGGTGGTTTGGTAGTCTTGGGAGCTATGAGAAGCTAAAAGTTTTTTGCTGCAGAACTTATGCTCACATCAAACAAGGGAAATTGGAGGCAAGAGCTTTGAAATGCATTTTCTTATGGTATCAAGATGGAGTGAAGGGGTACAGATTATGATGTACTGAACTTGGTCATCAGAAGATTGTAATCAACCATGACGTTGTTTTTAATGAATCAGAAATGCCCTACAAGGTTGATGATACAACAAAGGAGTCTACTTAGTATGTGGATTTTGATCTAAGTAATCAAATTGGTCAAAGTGGCAATGATTATGAA
This sequence is a window from Salvia splendens isolate huo1 chromosome 14, SspV2, whole genome shotgun sequence. Protein-coding genes within it:
- the LOC121763619 gene encoding aspartyl protease family protein 2-like; the encoded protein is MPPSLSLTLITAMNGKRLSLFLSFFAAIAVSFAAPLQYQTLIPTSLPSPQTLSWPNLQQSESTLSVNLHHVDNLSPAFNSSPHSLFKLRLQRDAARAKALSAMAASSKPRGGGDFSSSVTSGIAQGSGEYFTRIGFGTPPRNVYMVLDTGSDVVWVQCSPCRKCYSQTDPLFDPKKSTSFLGVACASPVCRLLDSPGCNARRKCLYQVSYGDGSFTVGEFSTETLTFRRTKVSNVAFGCGHDNEGLFVGAAGLLGLGRGKLSFPTQAGGRFGKKFSYCLVDRSASSNPSSMVFGDSAASRNAVYTPLLTNPKLDTFYYLGLNGISVGGKRVPGITASLFKLDGIGNGGVILDSGTSVTRLTRPAYVSLRDAFVAGAPNLKRDLEFSLFDTCFDLSGKTEVKVPTVVLHFEGADVSLPASNYLIPVDSDGKFCFAFAGTNTGLSIIGNIQQQSFRVVFDLAANRVGFAPRGCV